The Chryseobacterium indicum genome includes a window with the following:
- a CDS encoding glycosyl hydrolase 115 family protein — protein MNQIKIFFLVMVFGCCLQLNATEPFISKEKNSETILLKEKSVSLSIFTNTGIDNGILRAVKNLQSDFQKVTGVQPIILNQISGTDSPLIIIGTVGTKSVIDDLIKQKKIDGKSLTGKNEKYIIQNVSHPFPGVSEAIVIAGSDKRGTIYGIYEMSQQIGVSPWYYWADVPVQKKENLYFKKGMYTDGEPAVEYRGIFLNDEEPSLGGWARTTFGGINSKFYEKVFELILRLKGNYIWPAMWGKAFYDDDPLNGSLADEMGIIMGTSHHEPMAQAQTDWHRYIKKNNLPNIWDYSKNEKVLQEFWKLGLERSKNWEKLVTVGMRGDGDEAMGEGTNISLLEKIVKDQRKIIAEVTGKKAEKTPQVWALYKEVQEYYDKGMRVPDDVILLFCDDNWGNVRKLPDLSKPLHKGGYGMYYHFDYVGGPRNSKWININPIQRVWEQMNLSYEHKVDKVWVVNVGDLKPMEFPISFFLEMAWNPKQFNSKNLLEYTGKWAAQQFSEKHAKEIAGMINLYAKYNRRVTPETLDSKTYSMENYHEFETVLNDYRALAVDALRLKEQIPAEYQDAYYQLVLYPIDAYSNLYEMYYAVAKNKELAARYDLKANYFADKVKECFERNAYLDHKYNNEIAGGKWKHMMDQMRIGYKTWADGKENIMPEVTYVYDDNASKEKIFQEKNGYISIEAENFARTSHSDRIHWEVIPDFGKTKSGVTTFPQNVYPDPDENIYLEYDMNFESKGEFEVQLLLAPTLNFNHNKGLRYEISFDGGTPQIVNFNGHYRGELGRWQSEHIIKSATKHQILQLGKHTLRFRVLEPGIVLEKILIDTGGLQPSYLGAPESEILH, from the coding sequence ATGAATCAGATAAAAATATTTTTTCTCGTCATGGTATTCGGATGCTGTTTACAACTCAATGCAACAGAACCGTTCATCAGCAAAGAAAAAAATTCGGAAACAATTCTACTGAAAGAAAAATCTGTGAGTCTTTCCATTTTTACCAATACTGGAATTGACAACGGAATTTTGAGAGCCGTAAAAAATCTGCAGTCCGATTTTCAGAAGGTAACGGGAGTTCAGCCAATTATTTTAAATCAGATTTCAGGAACGGATTCTCCGTTGATTATCATCGGGACAGTCGGAACAAAATCTGTAATTGATGATCTCATTAAACAGAAAAAAATTGATGGAAAATCTTTAACCGGAAAAAATGAAAAATACATCATTCAGAATGTAAGCCATCCATTTCCCGGCGTTTCTGAAGCAATCGTCATTGCCGGAAGCGACAAAAGAGGAACCATTTACGGCATTTACGAGATGTCTCAGCAAATCGGGGTTTCGCCATGGTATTACTGGGCAGATGTTCCGGTTCAGAAAAAGGAAAACTTATATTTTAAAAAAGGAATGTATACAGACGGAGAACCCGCAGTAGAATACCGAGGAATTTTCCTAAATGATGAAGAACCTTCATTGGGAGGATGGGCGAGAACAACTTTCGGAGGAATCAATTCTAAATTTTACGAAAAAGTTTTTGAGCTGATTTTAAGGCTGAAAGGCAATTACATCTGGCCAGCCATGTGGGGAAAAGCTTTCTATGACGATGATCCATTAAACGGATCTTTAGCCGATGAAATGGGAATTATTATGGGAACTTCGCATCATGAACCAATGGCTCAGGCTCAGACCGATTGGCATCGGTACATCAAGAAAAATAATCTGCCAAATATCTGGGATTATTCCAAAAATGAAAAAGTTTTGCAGGAATTCTGGAAATTGGGACTTGAAAGAAGCAAAAACTGGGAGAAATTAGTCACAGTAGGAATGCGCGGCGATGGTGATGAAGCGATGGGAGAGGGAACCAATATTTCCTTACTTGAAAAAATTGTAAAAGACCAACGAAAAATCATTGCTGAGGTGACAGGTAAAAAAGCAGAAAAAACACCGCAGGTGTGGGCTTTGTACAAAGAAGTTCAGGAGTATTATGACAAAGGAATGCGGGTTCCGGATGATGTGATTTTATTATTCTGTGATGATAACTGGGGAAATGTGAGAAAACTTCCGGATCTTTCAAAACCTTTGCACAAAGGCGGTTACGGGATGTACTACCACTTCGATTATGTGGGCGGACCGAGAAATTCAAAATGGATCAATATCAATCCGATTCAAAGAGTTTGGGAACAGATGAATCTTTCCTACGAACATAAAGTGGATAAAGTTTGGGTGGTAAATGTAGGAGATTTGAAACCGATGGAATTTCCCATCAGTTTTTTCCTTGAAATGGCATGGAATCCGAAGCAGTTCAATTCAAAAAATCTTTTAGAATATACCGGAAAATGGGCAGCACAGCAGTTTAGTGAAAAGCACGCCAAAGAAATTGCGGGAATGATTAATCTGTATGCGAAATACAACCGTCGCGTTACACCTGAAACACTGGACAGCAAAACATACAGCATGGAAAATTACCACGAATTCGAAACTGTTTTAAATGATTACAGAGCGTTGGCTGTTGATGCATTGCGCCTGAAAGAGCAGATTCCTGCAGAATATCAGGATGCCTATTATCAGTTAGTTCTTTATCCCATTGATGCATACAGTAATTTGTATGAAATGTATTATGCCGTTGCCAAAAACAAGGAATTGGCTGCCAGATACGATTTAAAAGCAAATTATTTTGCGGACAAGGTAAAAGAATGCTTTGAGAGAAATGCATATCTGGATCATAAATACAACAATGAAATTGCCGGCGGGAAATGGAAACACATGATGGATCAGATGAGAATAGGATACAAAACTTGGGCAGACGGAAAAGAAAATATAATGCCTGAAGTAACCTATGTATATGATGATAACGCTTCCAAAGAAAAAATATTTCAGGAGAAAAACGGCTATATTTCGATAGAAGCGGAAAATTTTGCGAGAACCAGCCATTCAGACCGAATTCATTGGGAAGTGATTCCGGATTTTGGGAAAACTAAATCCGGCGTAACCACCTTTCCGCAGAATGTCTATCCAGATCCTGATGAAAATATTTATCTGGAATATGATATGAATTTTGAATCCAAAGGTGAATTCGAAGTCCAGTTGTTATTGGCGCCGACTTTGAATTTTAATCACAACAAAGGATTGCGTTATGAGATTTCCTTTGATGGCGGAACGCCGCAGATAGTTAATTTCAATGGTCATTACAGAGGCGAATTGGGAAGATGGCAATCTGAACATATTATTAAATCTGCAACAAAACACCAGATTTTACAACTCGGAAAACATACGCTGCGATTCAGAGTTCTTGAGCCGGGAATCGTTCTTGAAAAAATACTGATTGATACTGGAGGTTTACAGCCTTCTTATCTGGGTGCACCCGAAAGTGAAATTCTTCACTGA
- a CDS encoding glycoside hydrolase family 97 protein, with translation MIKISYLFIWVSFLTGISGFAQVAEISSPDGKLKLNVFAENGKALYNISFQGKIMLEKSPLGLITNESDFSENLKFADSKKDKISKNYTNEKIKKSQVSYTVNTLTVNFTNADNFNIGIEFQVSNNNLAFRYEIQPMKDHLSAVVQSETTGYRFPAQTTTFLSPMMKPMTGFARTAPSYESGYKADAELGTKADYGYVFPGLFHVGNDGWILLSETGVNSLYCASHLDTTPEQNLYKVAYPNMAENNGFGSTGASISLPGKTPWRTITIGDSLKPIVETTIPFDVVEPMYEPSQKYTFGKSTWSWILWQDNSMNYEDQSLFINLASEMGYEYILIDALWDKNISKERMKDLIQYAKSKNVNVLLWYNSNGAANDAPMGPRNKMSSSIERKKEMKWLKESGVKGLKVDFFGGDKQETMRLYEDILSDANDFGLKIIFHGATLPRGWEVMYPNYAGSEAVLASEMLYFSEDIRKQEAFFASLHPFIRNTVGSMEFGGTFLNKYLTKSNKDKNKRYTTDSFQLATAVLFQNPVQMFGVTPNNLKDAPKFQLDFMKEIPTLWDETVFVDGYPGKYSVIARRHQNQWYVAGINAEKTVKKLKISLPMLAGKTVKFINDDVHGNSSEKELKLSTKGDFNVEIQPNGGFVLRN, from the coding sequence ATGATTAAAATATCCTACCTCTTTATATGGGTGTCGTTCCTCACCGGAATTTCAGGTTTTGCACAGGTCGCAGAAATCTCAAGTCCCGATGGAAAATTAAAATTAAATGTCTTTGCTGAAAACGGAAAAGCTCTTTATAATATTAGTTTTCAGGGAAAAATAATGTTGGAAAAATCACCTTTAGGTCTGATTACCAATGAATCTGATTTTTCTGAAAATTTGAAATTCGCTGACAGCAAAAAAGATAAAATTTCTAAAAACTATACCAACGAGAAAATCAAGAAATCACAAGTCAGTTATACCGTAAATACTTTGACAGTCAATTTTACCAATGCAGATAACTTTAATATTGGGATTGAGTTTCAGGTGAGCAATAACAATCTGGCTTTCAGATATGAAATTCAGCCGATGAAAGACCATTTAAGTGCGGTCGTACAGTCAGAAACCACAGGTTACAGATTTCCGGCTCAAACCACGACTTTCCTTTCTCCGATGATGAAACCGATGACAGGTTTTGCCAGAACGGCACCAAGCTACGAAAGTGGATATAAAGCTGATGCAGAATTAGGAACAAAAGCCGATTATGGTTATGTTTTTCCGGGATTGTTTCATGTCGGAAACGATGGATGGATTTTATTGTCTGAAACTGGTGTAAACAGTCTCTACTGCGCTTCTCATTTGGATACCACTCCAGAACAAAATCTTTATAAAGTGGCGTACCCGAATATGGCTGAAAACAATGGATTCGGAAGTACAGGAGCATCCATTTCACTTCCGGGAAAAACGCCTTGGAGAACCATCACCATTGGCGATTCTTTAAAACCGATTGTAGAAACCACGATTCCTTTTGACGTTGTGGAGCCAATGTACGAACCCTCACAGAAATATACCTTCGGAAAATCAACCTGGAGTTGGATTCTGTGGCAGGACAACAGTATGAATTACGAAGATCAAAGCCTTTTTATCAATTTAGCATCAGAAATGGGGTATGAATACATTCTGATCGATGCGCTTTGGGACAAAAACATCAGCAAAGAAAGAATGAAAGATCTCATTCAATATGCAAAATCTAAGAACGTAAATGTCTTATTGTGGTACAATTCCAACGGTGCTGCGAATGATGCGCCGATGGGACCGAGAAACAAAATGAGTTCCTCCATAGAACGCAAAAAAGAAATGAAATGGCTGAAAGAATCAGGTGTAAAAGGGCTGAAAGTCGATTTTTTCGGTGGAGATAAACAGGAAACAATGCGCCTTTATGAAGACATCCTTTCCGATGCCAATGATTTTGGGTTAAAGATTATTTTTCACGGAGCAACATTACCGAGAGGCTGGGAAGTAATGTACCCGAATTATGCCGGAAGCGAAGCTGTTTTAGCATCCGAAATGCTCTATTTTTCCGAAGATATCCGCAAACAGGAAGCTTTTTTTGCCTCACTGCATCCATTCATCAGAAATACGGTCGGAAGTATGGAGTTTGGCGGGACTTTTCTCAATAAATATTTAACGAAATCCAACAAAGACAAGAATAAAAGATACACAACAGACAGTTTTCAGTTGGCAACGGCGGTTCTGTTTCAGAATCCGGTTCAGATGTTTGGAGTAACACCGAACAATCTGAAGGATGCCCCAAAATTTCAGCTTGACTTTATGAAAGAAATTCCCACACTTTGGGATGAAACGGTTTTTGTAGACGGTTATCCCGGAAAATATTCCGTGATCGCAAGAAGACATCAGAATCAATGGTATGTTGCCGGAATTAATGCAGAAAAAACGGTGAAAAAACTGAAAATAAGTCTTCCTATGTTGGCCGGAAAAACGGTGAAATTCATCAACGACGATGTTCACGGAAATTCATCAGAAAAAGAACTGAAATTAAGCACAAAAGGTGATTTTAATGTGGAAATTCAGCCAAACGGAGGATTTGTTTTAAGAAATTAA
- a CDS encoding T9SS type A sorting domain-containing protein, with protein MKKRLNFLAIQSIFLLFSCFFYGQLTTVKIDKNTSYQKIKGFGGFVCSPQFAYNHMTTSEIQTLWGSGSEGGYNIMRLYIPEDSNHWSAVLPTAQLAKSMGLTIFASPWTMPAAWKTNNHVNAVYTDANGVQQIGYLKPENYQDYALYLNSFVTYLQTNGVDLDYISIQNEPDEMAQYQGCIWTPAQISAFVKDYGHLINCKVIAPESVGFTDNFANAMLNTATMANFEVYGGHQYGLMQSAYKQFQNYNKEIWQTEYLINWNSGSQTPRDFSWNLDAFNFASSINNSMLGNINAWIHYASKRYYGLMGDGTYGTPTGVMSKRGYILSHYAKYLTGKTRIDAKWDDKTGTLQGSSYISADGNQIVLMVINSSANTYNLKVDLPFYTTSGTKVLTNASSNMVTTPISFSTPTFRPGADIAPSSVMTFVFNKSGDRPVSLMTGGNIHYNKIETQTTTNSAFGTAFNISNTTVTFSNPSPLISNNMTASNGYLQLNDRFNKLILHVNSYTTAGQSYSDNTTLYYINSQGIAKSFNYGRINFPAGGNFDITLDISRQVLTDGCKGILGLRNSNYSSVLTLNLGDVYFNVGNEIASKFGGTYSDSDSNLMDALENGYFTSLDFRTTAGITPSNNWQPVSVNSNNIFYVNSGVNSTANNVISGTACSNLVLSDLGKDFQVPFNFSAVAVSYSRTFNGYETLLLPFEANIPSGVTVYLMSPGAAAVSGTQISGGTIPANTPVLVNATGSYTFTGTGNVSTPKAITVNQMNGVYHTIKVPANSYVLKTESGVTGFYKVVAGNEPMINPFRAYLTEENLYSANMLPLNFSVLAAQENSLQKDVIKLYPNPAKTEIFVELKTQDATASIYDARGGLVKSGLKMNAGKNRIGISDLSAGTYFIEISSPNKKISSQKFIKQ; from the coding sequence ATGAAAAAACGTTTAAACTTTTTAGCAATTCAATCTATTTTTCTGCTTTTTAGCTGTTTTTTTTACGGACAGCTTACCACCGTTAAAATCGATAAAAATACCTCGTATCAGAAAATAAAAGGATTCGGAGGATTTGTCTGCAGTCCGCAGTTCGCTTACAATCACATGACGACTTCCGAAATTCAGACGCTTTGGGGATCAGGAAGCGAAGGAGGCTATAATATCATGAGGCTGTATATTCCGGAGGACAGCAACCATTGGAGCGCTGTATTACCAACGGCACAGTTGGCAAAATCAATGGGGCTTACCATTTTCGCAAGTCCGTGGACGATGCCTGCCGCCTGGAAAACCAATAACCATGTGAATGCCGTGTATACAGACGCCAACGGAGTCCAGCAGATCGGATATTTAAAGCCCGAAAATTATCAGGATTATGCATTGTATCTCAACAGTTTCGTTACCTATTTACAAACAAATGGAGTGGATCTGGATTACATTTCCATTCAGAATGAACCGGACGAAATGGCTCAATATCAGGGATGTATATGGACTCCCGCTCAGATTTCAGCTTTTGTAAAAGATTACGGACACCTCATCAACTGTAAAGTGATTGCACCGGAAAGTGTAGGCTTTACTGATAATTTTGCCAATGCCATGCTGAATACTGCTACCATGGCTAATTTCGAAGTTTATGGAGGACATCAGTACGGATTAATGCAGTCGGCTTACAAACAGTTCCAGAATTACAATAAAGAAATCTGGCAGACAGAATATCTGATTAATTGGAACTCCGGCAGCCAGACTCCGCGTGATTTCAGTTGGAATCTTGATGCTTTCAATTTTGCTTCAAGCATCAATAATTCCATGCTCGGTAATATCAATGCGTGGATTCATTATGCTTCAAAAAGATATTATGGATTAATGGGCGACGGAACTTACGGAACACCAACAGGAGTAATGTCTAAAAGAGGCTATATCCTTTCACACTACGCAAAATACTTAACAGGAAAAACAAGAATTGATGCCAAATGGGACGATAAAACCGGAACTTTACAGGGATCTTCCTATATTTCCGCAGATGGTAACCAGATTGTTTTGATGGTGATTAATTCTTCTGCCAATACTTATAATCTGAAGGTTGATCTGCCATTTTATACCACATCGGGAACAAAAGTACTCACAAATGCTTCTTCCAATATGGTGACCACGCCGATTTCATTCAGTACACCCACTTTCCGTCCCGGAGCGGATATTGCTCCATCCAGCGTAATGACTTTCGTATTCAATAAAAGTGGCGACAGACCGGTTTCTCTAATGACAGGCGGAAATATTCATTACAATAAAATTGAAACACAAACAACCACCAATTCCGCTTTCGGAACTGCTTTTAACATCAGTAATACAACGGTAACATTCTCCAATCCAAGTCCTTTAATCAGTAATAATATGACTGCTTCAAACGGTTATCTGCAGTTGAATGACAGATTTAACAAACTAATTTTACACGTTAACAGCTACACCACAGCCGGACAAAGCTATTCAGATAATACGACTCTGTATTATATCAACAGTCAGGGTATTGCAAAATCTTTCAACTACGGAAGGATCAACTTTCCGGCAGGAGGAAATTTTGATATTACCCTTGATATTTCGAGACAGGTGCTTACCGACGGATGCAAAGGAATTTTAGGACTTAGAAATTCTAACTACAGTTCCGTTCTTACCTTAAATTTAGGAGATGTTTATTTTAATGTAGGCAACGAAATTGCTTCAAAATTTGGCGGAACCTATTCAGACAGTGACAGCAATCTAATGGACGCATTGGAAAACGGCTACTTTACCTCACTGGATTTCAGGACAACTGCAGGAATTACCCCTTCAAATAACTGGCAGCCTGTAAGCGTCAATTCAAACAACATATTTTATGTGAATTCTGGTGTAAATTCAACGGCAAACAATGTTATTTCCGGAACGGCATGTTCCAATCTTGTCCTTTCAGATTTAGGGAAAGATTTTCAGGTTCCGTTTAATTTCAGTGCGGTCGCAGTTTCTTACAGCAGAACTTTTAACGGGTATGAGACTTTATTGTTGCCTTTTGAAGCCAATATTCCTTCAGGAGTAACGGTATATCTTATGTCACCGGGTGCTGCGGCAGTTTCGGGAACGCAGATTTCTGGCGGAACAATTCCTGCCAATACTCCGGTACTTGTGAATGCAACAGGGAGCTATACTTTTACAGGGACAGGGAACGTTTCTACGCCGAAAGCCATTACAGTAAATCAGATGAACGGAGTCTATCACACCATAAAAGTTCCGGCTAACAGTTATGTTCTGAAAACAGAAAGCGGAGTAACAGGCTTTTACAAAGTTGTTGCCGGAAATGAGCCGATGATTAATCCTTTCAGAGCATATCTTACCGAAGAAAATCTGTATTCCGCAAATATGCTTCCTCTCAATTTTTCTGTATTGGCTGCACAGGAAAACAGTCTGCAGAAAGATGTAATAAAGCTTTATCCTAATCCTGCAAAAACGGAAATTTTTGTTGAATTAAAAACTCAGGATGCAACGGCTAGTATTTATGATGCAAGAGGAGGCTTGGTGAAATCGGGATTGAAAATGAATGCCGGAAAAAACCGTATCGGAATCAGCGACCTTTCTGCAGGAACCTACTTTATTGAAATTTCATCACCAAACAAAAAAATTTCATCACAGAAATTTATTAAACAATAA
- a CDS encoding glycoside hydrolase family 3 C-terminal domain-containing protein, which produces MKKVLLNISIFICAVSSAQNFKYPFQNPGLPIEQRIENLLGLLTVDEKIGMMMDNSKAVLRLDIPGYGWWNEALHGVARAGTATVFPQAIGMAAAWDVPEHFKTFEMISDEARAKYNRSFDESQKTGRYEGLTFWTPNINIFRDPRWGRGQETYGEDPYLTSVLGVAAVKGLQGNDPKYFKTHACAKHFAVHSGPEWNRHSYNAEVSKRDLYETYLPAFKALVLEGNVREVMCAYNAFDGQPCCANNTLLTEILRGKWNYDGMVVSDCWALADFYQKQYHGTHPDEKSTAADALKHSTDLECGDTYNNLNKSLASGLITEKDLDVSMRRILKGWFELGMLDPKSSVHWNSIPYSVVDSEEHKKQALKMAQKSIVLMKNEKNVLPLNKNIKKIAVVGPNADDELMQLGNYNGTPSSIVTILDGIKNKFPNAEIIYEKGTEVADPSSRTSLYQNFLSRKNGEKGMKVAFFNNNEFKGTPANISVNKSGINYNSFGGTQLAPNVGRENTSAIISGVFKSSYTGDVILSPSASDIYTLFVDGKEIATRKGPDARHPSEFPIKMEKGKEYQIELRHTQKGKYVSITFDVYRKDPVNFAAVREKVKEAEVIIFAGGLSPSLEGEEMMVNAEGFKGGDKTSIDLPKVQRDLLAELRKTGKPVVFVLCTGSSLGLEQDEKNYDALLNAWYGGQSGGTAVADVLAGDYNPSGRLPVTFYKNLAQLDNNLSKTSKYQGFENYDMQGRTYRYMTEKPLYAFGHGLSYSKFNYGDAILSKNTITATENLMITIPVKNTSKRDGEEVVEVYVKRNNDVLAPVKTLRAFERVFIKAGETKNVQLTISKDSFKFYDEKVDDLAPKAGDYTIFYGGTSEESGLKSIRLKVN; this is translated from the coding sequence ATGAAAAAAGTTCTGTTAAATATATCAATCTTTATTTGTGCAGTATCTTCCGCACAGAATTTTAAATATCCTTTCCAGAATCCCGGTCTTCCTATAGAACAGAGGATCGAAAACCTTCTCGGATTATTAACGGTTGATGAAAAAATCGGAATGATGATGGATAATTCCAAAGCCGTTCTGAGATTGGATATTCCCGGTTACGGCTGGTGGAATGAGGCGCTTCACGGTGTTGCAAGAGCAGGAACCGCAACGGTTTTTCCTCAGGCAATCGGAATGGCAGCAGCGTGGGATGTTCCGGAACATTTTAAAACTTTTGAAATGATTTCAGATGAAGCGAGAGCAAAATACAACAGATCTTTTGATGAGTCTCAAAAAACCGGACGTTACGAAGGTTTGACGTTCTGGACTCCGAATATTAATATTTTCCGCGATCCGAGATGGGGAAGAGGTCAGGAAACCTATGGTGAAGATCCTTATTTAACTTCTGTTTTGGGCGTTGCGGCTGTAAAAGGCTTGCAGGGAAATGATCCCAAATATTTTAAAACGCATGCCTGCGCAAAACACTTCGCCGTTCATAGCGGTCCCGAATGGAACAGGCATTCTTACAACGCAGAAGTTTCCAAAAGAGATTTATATGAAACTTATCTTCCGGCTTTCAAAGCCTTGGTTTTAGAGGGAAATGTAAGGGAAGTAATGTGTGCGTATAACGCTTTCGACGGTCAGCCTTGCTGTGCGAACAATACTTTACTGACAGAAATTCTCCGCGGAAAATGGAACTACGACGGAATGGTCGTCTCCGATTGCTGGGCTTTGGCAGATTTCTATCAGAAACAATACCACGGAACACATCCCGATGAGAAAAGCACCGCTGCAGATGCGCTGAAACACTCCACAGATTTAGAATGTGGCGACACCTACAATAATTTAAACAAATCTTTAGCAAGTGGTTTAATCACAGAAAAAGATCTGGATGTTTCTATGCGCAGAATTCTGAAAGGCTGGTTTGAATTAGGAATGCTTGACCCAAAATCTTCGGTTCACTGGAACTCCATTCCATATTCCGTTGTGGATTCTGAAGAGCATAAAAAGCAGGCTCTAAAAATGGCTCAGAAATCAATTGTATTGATGAAAAATGAGAAGAATGTTTTGCCTTTGAATAAAAACATCAAAAAAATTGCAGTCGTTGGTCCCAATGCAGATGACGAACTGATGCAGTTGGGAAATTACAACGGAACACCTTCATCCATTGTAACGATTTTAGATGGAATTAAAAACAAATTTCCTAATGCTGAAATTATTTATGAAAAAGGAACCGAAGTTGCCGATCCATCTTCCAGAACTTCGCTTTATCAGAATTTTTTAAGCCGGAAAAACGGCGAAAAAGGAATGAAAGTAGCGTTTTTCAACAACAATGAATTCAAAGGAACTCCGGCTAATATTTCAGTCAATAAAAGCGGAATCAATTATAACAGTTTTGGCGGAACCCAGCTTGCTCCCAATGTGGGAAGGGAAAATACATCAGCGATTATTTCCGGCGTTTTCAAAAGTTCTTACACTGGCGATGTCATTCTTTCACCTTCAGCATCCGATATTTATACACTTTTTGTTGATGGAAAAGAAATCGCCACAAGAAAAGGTCCCGATGCAAGACATCCTTCAGAATTTCCGATAAAAATGGAAAAAGGAAAAGAATATCAAATTGAATTACGTCACACCCAAAAAGGAAAATATGTAAGCATCACTTTCGATGTATACAGAAAAGATCCGGTCAATTTTGCTGCCGTTAGAGAAAAAGTGAAAGAAGCTGAGGTCATTATTTTTGCGGGCGGACTTTCGCCAAGTCTGGAAGGTGAAGAAATGATGGTGAATGCAGAAGGCTTCAAAGGCGGCGATAAAACGTCTATTGATTTACCGAAAGTTCAGCGTGATTTATTAGCTGAATTGCGAAAGACGGGCAAACCTGTTGTTTTTGTCCTTTGTACAGGGAGTTCACTCGGCTTGGAGCAGGATGAAAAAAATTATGATGCTTTACTGAATGCATGGTATGGCGGACAATCGGGCGGAACTGCGGTTGCGGATGTTCTTGCGGGAGATTACAATCCGTCCGGAAGATTGCCGGTTACATTTTATAAAAATCTCGCACAACTCGACAATAATTTATCAAAAACCAGCAAATATCAGGGTTTTGAAAACTACGATATGCAGGGACGAACCTACCGTTATATGACCGAAAAACCCTTGTATGCTTTTGGACACGGGTTGAGTTATTCAAAATTTAATTATGGTGATGCTATATTGAGTAAGAATACGATTACTGCAACTGAAAATCTGATGATTACCATTCCTGTTAAAAATACTTCAAAACGAGACGGTGAAGAGGTTGTTGAGGTATATGTAAAAAGAAATAACGATGTTTTAGCTCCTGTAAAGACTTTGAGAGCTTTCGAAAGAGTGTTCATCAAAGCAGGTGAAACCAAAAATGTTCAGCTTACGATTTCTAAAGATTCCTTTAAATTTTATGATGAAAAAGTAGATGATCTGGCTCCAAAAGCCGGAGATTACACCATTTTCTATGGCGGAACTTCTGAGGAATCCGGATTAAAAAGTATTCGGTTGAAAGTCAATTAA